Proteins encoded by one window of Streptomyces sp. NBC_01571:
- a CDS encoding ABC transporter substrate-binding protein, whose product MKRHAVLAGVLLLAGCATGPSLENRGAVTAPPGDSKHLTVGSAGFTESDLLAQMYALLLKQAGYRTSMLTVANRELYEPALESGQIDVVPEYAATFADWLNAKTHGADAPPVGSPDLTATMKALRSLAAPRGLTVLDPGRAVDQNAFAVTGRYARQHRLKNLSDLGASGLKVRLAAGDECVKRPYCEPGLKKTYGIDITAVDPKGVGTTQAKQAVQSGRDQMVLTTTTDATLGEFGLVLLADDKHLQNADYVVPVVNRSRAGSENVTKALGALNGVLTTADLASMNQQVDSWRRLPEDVARAYLKEKGLLK is encoded by the coding sequence GTGAAGCGACACGCCGTCCTCGCCGGTGTGCTCCTGCTGGCCGGCTGCGCCACCGGCCCGTCCCTGGAGAACCGCGGCGCCGTCACCGCGCCGCCCGGCGACAGCAAGCACCTGACCGTGGGCTCGGCCGGATTCACCGAGAGCGACCTGCTGGCCCAGATGTACGCCCTGCTGCTGAAGCAGGCCGGGTACAGGACCTCCATGCTCACGGTCGCCAACCGCGAGCTCTACGAACCCGCCCTGGAGTCCGGCCAGATCGACGTCGTTCCGGAGTACGCGGCCACCTTCGCGGACTGGCTGAACGCCAAGACCCACGGGGCCGACGCACCACCGGTCGGCTCGCCCGACCTCACCGCCACCATGAAGGCGCTGCGGTCGCTCGCCGCACCCCGCGGGCTCACCGTCCTCGATCCCGGCAGGGCCGTCGACCAGAACGCCTTCGCCGTGACCGGCCGGTACGCCCGGCAGCACCGGCTGAAGAACCTCAGCGACCTCGGGGCGTCCGGTCTGAAGGTGCGGCTCGCGGCGGGCGACGAGTGCGTCAAGCGGCCCTACTGCGAACCGGGCCTGAAGAAGACGTACGGCATCGACATCACCGCGGTCGATCCGAAGGGCGTCGGCACGACCCAGGCGAAGCAGGCCGTGCAGAGCGGCCGGGACCAGATGGTGCTCACCACGACGACGGACGCGACCCTGGGCGAGTTCGGGCTCGTCCTGCTCGCCGACGACAAGCACCTGCAGAACGCCGACTACGTCGTGCCCGTCGTCAACCGCTCGCGCGCGGGCAGCGAGAACGTCACCAAGGCGCTCGGCGCGCTCAACGGCGTGCTCACCACCGCGGACCTGGCGTCCATGAACCAGCAGGTGGACAGCTGGCGACGGCTCCCGGAGGACGTGGCACGCGCCTATCTGAAGGAGAAGGGCCTCCTGAAGTGA
- a CDS encoding ABC transporter permease, which yields MNTLAEAWHWLGDPAHWTGDDGVRHRLAQHLVLTVVCLVISCLIALPVALVLGHLGKGGALAVNISNVGRAVPTFAVLVLLLLTPLGRYGEGPTVVALVLFAVPPLLTNAYVGMREVDRGVVRAARGMGMTGRQMLFQVELPLALPMVMNGVRIAAVQLVATATIAALAGGGGLGRIITAGFNLASTPQVVAGAVLVAVFALIVEGIFETAERLAPRWVRGAR from the coding sequence ATGAACACCCTGGCCGAGGCCTGGCACTGGCTCGGCGACCCCGCGCACTGGACGGGCGACGACGGAGTTCGGCACCGCCTCGCCCAGCACCTCGTCCTCACCGTCGTCTGCCTGGTCATCAGCTGCCTGATCGCCCTGCCCGTCGCCCTCGTCCTCGGCCATCTCGGGAAGGGCGGCGCGCTCGCGGTCAACATCTCCAACGTCGGCCGGGCCGTCCCCACCTTCGCCGTCCTCGTCCTCCTGCTCCTCACCCCGCTCGGCAGGTACGGCGAGGGGCCCACGGTCGTCGCACTCGTGCTGTTCGCCGTCCCGCCGCTGCTCACCAACGCGTACGTCGGCATGCGCGAGGTCGACCGCGGCGTGGTGCGGGCGGCACGCGGCATGGGGATGACCGGGCGACAGATGCTGTTCCAGGTCGAACTGCCCCTCGCCCTGCCGATGGTGATGAACGGCGTCCGGATCGCCGCCGTCCAACTGGTCGCGACGGCCACCATCGCCGCGCTCGCGGGCGGCGGCGGGCTCGGCCGGATCATCACCGCGGGATTCAACCTGGCGAGCACCCCGCAGGTCGTCGCGGGCGCCGTGCTGGTCGCCGTGTTCGCGCTGATCGTCGAGGGGATCTTCGAGACCGCCGAACGGCTCGCGCCCCGCTGGGTGAGAGGCGCGCGGTGA
- a CDS encoding alpha/beta hydrolase, which produces MTSIPASPSTSRSFLILHGWQNRRPEGHWQHWLAGELAARGQDVTYPQLPDPDHPSLTSWLDRLHAHLDAQEHERVVVCHSLAVPLWLHAAVRGTVRADRVLLVAPPSEAVIAGYEDIAGFCRSGATAAHLRAAAPVTRLVATDNDPYCLGGAAQEYGVPLGLDTDVVPGGAHLDLEAGYGSWPSTLSWCLDETTRIAPRPPNAP; this is translated from the coding sequence ATGACCTCGATCCCGGCCTCGCCCTCGACCTCGCGCTCCTTCCTGATCCTGCACGGCTGGCAGAACCGTCGCCCCGAAGGCCACTGGCAGCACTGGCTGGCCGGTGAACTGGCGGCCCGAGGGCAGGACGTGACGTACCCGCAGCTCCCTGATCCCGACCACCCGTCGCTGACGTCCTGGCTCGACCGGCTGCACGCCCACCTCGACGCGCAGGAGCACGAGCGCGTGGTCGTCTGCCACAGCCTCGCCGTCCCGCTGTGGCTGCACGCGGCGGTTCGTGGCACGGTCCGCGCCGACCGGGTCCTGCTGGTCGCACCGCCGTCCGAGGCGGTCATCGCCGGCTACGAGGACATCGCCGGTTTCTGCCGCTCGGGTGCCACCGCGGCGCACCTGCGCGCAGCGGCGCCGGTGACCCGGCTCGTGGCCACGGACAACGACCCGTACTGCCTGGGCGGTGCGGCCCAGGAATACGGGGTGCCCCTCGGCCTCGACACCGACGTCGTCCCCGGCGGCGCGCACCTGGACCTCGAAGCGGGCTACGGTTCCTGGCCCTCGACCCTGTCCTGGTGCCTCGACGAAACGACCCGCATCGCCCCCCGCCCACCGAACGCCCCATAG
- a CDS encoding ABC transporter permease encodes MTAPPDDCLARNEWICGAYLSTRRQILLDAVAQHLQLTVIAVLVGLAVAVPLAVLARRWGWAAGPVLAVTTILYTVPSLAMFSLLLPVYGLSAALVVAGLVLYSLTLLVRNILAGLRAVPEETRQAARGLGYGPVRLLLTVELPLAVPAAMAGLRIATVSAVSLVTVGAIVGFGGLGNLIYAGMNTYFKAQVLTASVLCVVIAVAADLLLLGVQWLITPWTRGARG; translated from the coding sequence GCGCAACGAGTGGATCTGCGGTGCGTATCTGAGCACCCGTCGCCAGATCCTGCTCGACGCCGTCGCCCAGCACCTCCAGCTCACCGTGATCGCCGTGCTCGTAGGACTCGCCGTCGCGGTGCCGCTGGCCGTCCTCGCCCGCCGCTGGGGCTGGGCCGCCGGCCCCGTCCTGGCGGTGACCACCATCCTCTACACCGTCCCGTCACTGGCGATGTTCTCGCTGCTCCTGCCCGTGTACGGACTGTCGGCCGCACTCGTCGTCGCCGGCCTCGTCCTCTATTCGCTGACCCTTCTCGTACGGAACATCCTCGCGGGCCTGCGCGCCGTCCCCGAGGAGACCCGGCAGGCCGCGCGCGGCCTGGGATACGGGCCGGTCAGGTTGCTGCTCACCGTGGAGCTGCCGCTCGCCGTGCCCGCCGCGATGGCCGGGCTGCGGATCGCCACCGTGTCCGCCGTCTCGCTGGTCACGGTCGGCGCGATCGTCGGCTTCGGAGGCCTCGGCAACCTCATCTACGCGGGCATGAACACGTACTTCAAGGCGCAGGTCCTCACCGCGTCCGTGCTGTGCGTCGTCATCGCCGTCGCGGCGGATCTCCTGCTGCTCGGGGTGCAGTGGCTCATCACCCCCTGGACCCGCGGAGCCCGCGGATGA